The following coding sequences are from one Kushneria phosphatilytica window:
- the radC gene encoding RadC family protein, with amino-acid sequence MGINHWPEGERPREKLMSLGPQVLSDAELLAIFLRVGVRGRSAVDLARDLLGEFGGLRQLLSADQARFCQAHGLGQAKYVQLQAALELSRRHLETLLERGEALTSPVIVRRFLSAHLRDLEHEVFAALFLDTRHRVLRFERLFTGTLDAASVYPREVARRALTLNAGAVIFAHNHPSGMAEPSDADRRITERLCQALGLFDIRVLDHFVIGDGVVISMAERGWL; translated from the coding sequence ATGGGGATCAACCACTGGCCGGAAGGCGAGCGTCCGCGCGAAAAACTGATGAGCCTCGGGCCGCAGGTGCTCTCCGATGCCGAGCTACTGGCCATCTTCCTTCGGGTCGGTGTGCGCGGTCGTTCGGCGGTCGATCTGGCACGCGATCTACTGGGTGAATTTGGTGGACTGCGTCAGCTGTTGAGCGCAGACCAGGCACGTTTCTGTCAGGCGCATGGACTGGGACAGGCCAAGTATGTGCAGTTGCAAGCAGCACTGGAGTTGTCGCGCCGTCATCTGGAAACCCTGCTCGAGCGTGGCGAGGCACTGACCTCACCAGTGATTGTCCGGCGCTTTCTCTCTGCGCACCTGCGAGATCTCGAGCATGAAGTGTTCGCCGCACTGTTCCTTGATACCCGTCACCGGGTATTGCGCTTCGAACGGTTGTTTACCGGCACACTCGATGCAGCTTCGGTTTACCCCCGCGAGGTGGCGCGACGCGCGCTGACACTGAATGCCGGGGCAGTGATCTTTGCCCATAATCATCCTTCGGGCATGGCTGAACCCAGCGATGCCGACCGGCGCATCACCGAACGTTTGTGCCAGGCGCTGGGGTTGTTCGATATTCGGGTGCTGGATCATTTCGTGATTGGTGACGGCGTGGTCATCTCGATGGCAGAGCGGGGTTGGTTGTGA
- the rpmB gene encoding 50S ribosomal protein L28 — MSQVCQVTGKRPMTGNNVSHSQRKTRRRFEPNLHTHRFWVESEKRFVRLQVSTKGLRIIDKKGIEAVLADLKKRDIRV; from the coding sequence ATGTCACAGGTCTGTCAGGTTACCGGCAAGCGTCCGATGACCGGTAACAACGTTTCTCACTCCCAGCGCAAAACGCGGCGTCGTTTTGAGCCCAACCTGCACACCCATCGCTTCTGGGTCGAGTCCGAGAAGCGCTTTGTGCGTCTGCAGGTGTCCACCAAGGGGCTGCGCATCATCGACAAGAAGGGTATCGAAGCCGTTCTTGCCGACCTCAAGAAACGCGATATCCGCGTCTGA
- a CDS encoding zinc-dependent alcohol dehydrogenase family protein codes for MKRYILPKTGAISDLTLDECATPQPGRGQVLVRMKATSLNYRDLMIVQGRYARGGVAANRVPLSDGAGEVVELGEEVSDWQVGDRVAGLFMQDWLGGEVDARYSASAMGGAIDGALTEYRVFDAHGLVRLPEHFSFEQGATLPCAAVTAWNALYAGQRPLKSGDSVLLLGTGGVSIFALQLARAAGARVIQTSSSDDKLKRARELGANDTINYRQHPEWQEEVQRLTNNRGVDHVVEVGGAGTLPRSLASSRVGGTVNLIGVLTGGEIDPSLIMRKSVTLRGIYVGSREMFEAMNRTIELHHIEPVIDRTFAFDEAQTAFEHLESQRHLGKVVIRID; via the coding sequence ATGAAGCGTTATATCCTGCCGAAAACCGGTGCCATCAGTGATCTGACACTCGATGAGTGCGCCACACCGCAACCCGGACGCGGTCAGGTGCTGGTCAGGATGAAGGCGACCTCGCTGAATTACCGCGATCTGATGATCGTGCAGGGGCGCTATGCGCGCGGCGGTGTTGCCGCCAACCGAGTACCGCTCTCCGATGGTGCCGGCGAAGTGGTCGAGCTCGGCGAGGAGGTCAGTGACTGGCAGGTGGGTGATCGGGTAGCCGGTCTGTTCATGCAGGACTGGCTGGGTGGCGAGGTCGATGCACGCTACAGTGCCTCGGCGATGGGCGGCGCCATCGATGGGGCGCTCACCGAATACCGAGTCTTCGATGCTCACGGCCTGGTGCGTCTACCCGAGCACTTCTCGTTCGAGCAGGGCGCTACCCTGCCCTGCGCCGCCGTTACTGCATGGAACGCGCTCTATGCCGGTCAGCGCCCGTTGAAGAGCGGCGACAGCGTCTTGCTGCTGGGGACCGGCGGTGTTTCGATCTTCGCCCTTCAGCTGGCACGCGCAGCCGGTGCACGCGTCATTCAGACTTCCTCGAGCGATGACAAACTCAAGCGCGCTCGCGAACTGGGCGCCAATGACACCATCAACTACCGCCAGCACCCCGAGTGGCAGGAGGAAGTGCAGCGGTTGACCAATAATCGTGGTGTTGATCATGTGGTGGAAGTCGGCGGTGCCGGCACCCTGCCCCGCTCGCTGGCGTCAAGCCGGGTCGGTGGCACGGTCAATCTGATCGGCGTACTCACCGGCGGCGAAATCGATCCCAGCCTGATCATGCGCAAAAGCGTCACTCTACGCGGCATCTATGTGGGCTCAAGGGAGATGTTCGAAGCCATGAACCGGACCATCGAGTTGCACCACATCGAGCCGGTGATTGATCGCACCTTCGCTTTCGACGAAGCGCAGACGGCTTTCGAGCATCTCGAAAGCCAGCGCCACCTGGGCAAGGTGGTCATTCGTATTGACTGA
- the dut gene encoding dUTP diphosphatase gives MPGPRLEVKILDERVREYPLPHYATSGSAGMDLRALLDEPLPLAPGDCELVRTGLAVHIRDRAYAGLILPRSGLGHKHGIVLGNLVGLIDADYQGELMISVWNRGRDTVTLDPYERIAQYVLVPVMQAELDIVEDFSTADDPDIEHEPRGSGGFGHSGRH, from the coding sequence ATGCCCGGTCCACGACTGGAAGTAAAAATCCTTGATGAGCGAGTACGCGAGTATCCGCTGCCACATTACGCCACCAGCGGTAGCGCCGGCATGGATCTGCGGGCCCTGCTCGATGAGCCGCTGCCTCTTGCGCCGGGCGATTGTGAGCTGGTTCGCACCGGTCTGGCCGTACATATTCGTGATCGTGCTTATGCCGGACTGATTCTGCCGCGATCAGGGCTGGGACATAAACACGGTATCGTGCTGGGCAATCTGGTTGGGCTGATCGATGCCGACTATCAGGGTGAACTGATGATTTCGGTCTGGAACCGTGGTCGGGACACCGTCACGCTCGATCCATACGAGCGCATCGCCCAGTATGTCCTCGTGCCGGTCATGCAGGCTGAACTGGACATCGTGGAGGATTTCAGTACCGCCGATGACCCCGACATCGAACACGAACCACGCGGCAGCGGTGGCTTCGGCCATTCCGGCCGCCACTGA
- a CDS encoding class I SAM-dependent rRNA methyltransferase, translating into MTLRLRLKKNADRRLKAGHLWLYSNEIDTETTPLKGFEPGAQAIVEAANGKPMGVAYVNPHSLICARIVSRDPDIRLDRSLLVHRLNQALGLRQRLFQQPFYRLVHGEGDLLPGLVVDRFGDVLVVQLNTLGMDRMRDDVIDALNKVIEPRVIVLRGDSAGRRLEQLAPDVEVVQGTLDGPVALEENGVHFLAPVLEGQKTGWFFDHRVNRSWLNPLVEGKRVLDVFSYLGGWGVQAAAHGAESVTCIDSSAPALEAVSENAALNGVGDRVTTREGDAFELLAALKAEGEQFDVVVLDPPAFIRKRKDIPNGERAYARLNREAIRLLGRDGLLVSASCSMHLANERLVDIVRGAARHQDRHAQLIFNGHQGPDHPIHPAIPETAYLKALGVRIFRD; encoded by the coding sequence GTGACCCTACGCCTGCGCCTCAAGAAAAACGCTGACCGTCGACTCAAGGCTGGCCATCTCTGGCTGTACTCCAACGAGATCGATACCGAGACTACGCCACTCAAGGGTTTCGAGCCGGGCGCTCAGGCCATTGTCGAGGCAGCCAACGGCAAACCGATGGGGGTGGCTTACGTCAACCCGCATTCGCTGATCTGTGCCCGCATCGTATCGCGCGATCCTGATATCCGGCTCGATCGCTCACTGCTGGTCCATCGCCTCAATCAGGCGCTGGGACTACGTCAACGGCTGTTTCAGCAGCCCTTTTATCGTCTGGTGCACGGGGAGGGAGATCTGTTGCCCGGGCTGGTGGTGGATCGGTTCGGCGATGTGCTGGTCGTGCAGCTCAACACCCTGGGGATGGATCGGATGCGTGATGACGTCATTGATGCCCTCAACAAGGTGATCGAACCACGTGTGATCGTGCTGCGTGGTGACAGTGCCGGCCGCCGGCTGGAGCAGTTGGCACCCGATGTTGAGGTGGTACAGGGAACACTCGATGGACCGGTGGCGCTTGAGGAGAATGGCGTTCACTTTCTGGCACCGGTTCTGGAAGGCCAGAAAACCGGCTGGTTTTTCGATCATCGCGTTAACCGCAGCTGGCTCAATCCGCTGGTCGAAGGTAAACGGGTACTCGATGTTTTCAGCTATCTCGGTGGTTGGGGCGTCCAGGCTGCGGCACACGGCGCCGAGTCGGTGACCTGTATTGACAGCTCTGCCCCGGCACTGGAAGCGGTCAGCGAGAATGCCGCGCTCAATGGTGTTGGTGACCGGGTGACCACCCGCGAAGGTGATGCCTTCGAATTGCTGGCGGCGCTCAAGGCTGAAGGTGAGCAATTTGATGTAGTGGTGCTCGATCCGCCGGCCTTTATCCGCAAGCGCAAGGATATTCCCAACGGTGAGCGCGCCTATGCGCGACTCAATCGTGAAGCGATTCGCCTGCTGGGGCGTGATGGCCTGCTGGTCTCTGCCTCCTGCTCGATGCATCTGGCGAACGAGCGTCTGGTGGATATTGTGCGGGGGGCGGCCCGGCATCAGGATCGTCATGCCCAGTTGATCTTCAACGGTCATCAGGGCCCGGATCATCCGATTCATCCTGCCATTCCCGAGACGGCCTATCTCAAGGCGCTGGGGGTGCGTATCTTCCGCGACTGA
- a CDS encoding bifunctional phosphopantothenoylcysteine decarboxylase/phosphopantothenate synthase, with product MSRLVGRRILLGITAGIAAYKSAVLARLLKKAGAEVRVVMTEGAQAFITPLTLQALTGEPVRTSLLDPAAEAGMGHIELARWAEDILIAPATADIMARLAHGHADDLLTTLCLATKAHCYYAPAMNQAMWRHPATQANSQRLATLGWRALGPDSGDQACGDIGSGRMLEPEAIVTELTLAIDQTRPGPGEIPLDAPPAHDDREPPADPRAPLNASATPLLHGLHIAITAGPTREAIDPVRYLSNHSSGRMGFALAEAAVALGARVTLISGPVTLETPAGVERIDVVSALEMLAAAEQTAPHCDWFIGCAAVADYRLAQISEHKLKKQSDHGAMTLHLIENPDIIAAVAARPTPPWTIGFAAETRELAQYAGDKLRRKGLDMIAANDVTAPGLGFGAEENALTLYHHGEGAELVSHVLPTCHKRALAEALLRYAHDRYRAHQPR from the coding sequence ATGTCGCGACTCGTTGGTCGGCGCATCCTGCTGGGCATCACCGCGGGTATTGCTGCCTATAAATCCGCTGTTCTCGCCCGCCTTTTGAAAAAGGCCGGGGCCGAGGTGCGTGTCGTCATGACAGAAGGCGCTCAGGCATTCATTACGCCTCTGACCCTTCAGGCACTGACCGGGGAGCCGGTGCGTACCTCATTGCTTGACCCTGCCGCCGAAGCTGGCATGGGTCATATCGAGCTGGCCAGGTGGGCGGAAGATATCCTGATTGCGCCAGCCACGGCCGATATCATGGCACGCCTGGCGCACGGTCACGCTGATGACCTGCTGACCACCCTGTGCCTGGCCACCAAAGCTCATTGTTATTATGCCCCAGCGATGAATCAGGCCATGTGGCGCCATCCGGCGACCCAGGCCAACAGCCAGCGACTGGCAACGCTTGGGTGGCGCGCCCTGGGGCCCGATAGCGGCGACCAGGCCTGTGGCGATATCGGTAGCGGGCGAATGCTCGAGCCCGAGGCCATCGTGACCGAACTGACCCTGGCCATCGATCAAACCCGTCCGGGGCCTGGGGAGATACCACTGGATGCGCCACCGGCGCACGATGACAGGGAACCACCCGCCGATCCTCGAGCGCCTTTGAATGCTTCGGCAACCCCTCTGCTGCATGGCCTTCATATCGCCATTACGGCCGGCCCGACCCGCGAAGCCATCGATCCGGTGCGCTATCTCTCCAATCACAGCTCGGGACGCATGGGCTTTGCACTGGCCGAAGCCGCTGTAGCGCTGGGCGCACGGGTAACGCTGATCAGCGGCCCGGTCACCCTGGAGACCCCGGCAGGTGTCGAGCGCATTGATGTGGTCAGCGCTCTAGAGATGCTGGCGGCTGCCGAGCAGACGGCACCGCACTGCGACTGGTTCATTGGCTGCGCGGCTGTGGCTGACTATCGCCTTGCGCAGATCAGCGAACACAAGCTCAAAAAACAATCGGATCATGGCGCCATGACGCTGCATCTGATCGAGAACCCCGATATCATCGCCGCCGTCGCTGCTCGCCCGACGCCGCCCTGGACCATCGGCTTTGCAGCAGAAACCCGGGAGCTGGCGCAATATGCCGGCGACAAGCTGCGTCGCAAGGGGCTCGACATGATTGCGGCCAATGATGTGACCGCTCCGGGGCTTGGCTTTGGCGCCGAGGAAAACGCCCTGACGCTCTATCATCATGGCGAGGGTGCCGAACTGGTCAGCCATGTGTTGCCCACCTGCCACAAGCGTGCGCTTGCCGAAGCACTGCTGCGTTACGCGCATGACCGCTATCGAGCGCACCAGCCGCGCTAG
- the mutM gene encoding bifunctional DNA-formamidopyrimidine glycosylase/DNA-(apurinic or apyrimidinic site) lyase: MPELPEVETTRRGIMSAVEHQMINEVIVRQPQLRTRIPDDLAERLVGERVGPIERRAKYLLLPVAGGHLLWHLGMSGSLRLVPIGTPPQKHDHVDLVMGSDTVLRYHDPRRFGVLDFITGDPYQDRRLVRLGPEPLSTGFDGAHLFRASRRRRVAVKSLIMDNAVVVGVGNIYAAESLFLAGIDPRREAGRISQKRYSRLGEAIKQVLTAAITQGGTTLRDFVSGSGSPGYFAQQLNVYGRSGLPCRVCGAELLSLTLGQRASVYCPVCQT; this comes from the coding sequence ATGCCCGAATTACCCGAAGTGGAAACCACCCGTCGTGGCATCATGTCGGCGGTCGAACACCAGATGATCAATGAGGTCATCGTGCGTCAGCCGCAGCTGCGTACCCGTATTCCCGACGATCTCGCCGAAAGACTGGTGGGCGAACGGGTCGGCCCCATTGAACGCCGAGCGAAATATCTGTTGCTGCCGGTAGCTGGCGGCCATCTGCTCTGGCATCTGGGTATGTCGGGCAGTCTGCGTCTGGTGCCAATTGGGACGCCTCCGCAAAAACACGACCATGTCGATCTGGTCATGGGGTCGGATACTGTGCTGCGCTATCACGATCCGCGCCGCTTTGGGGTGCTCGATTTTATTACCGGTGATCCGTATCAGGATCGCCGTCTGGTGCGGCTGGGCCCCGAGCCGCTGTCGACCGGCTTTGATGGGGCTCATCTGTTTCGTGCTTCGCGGCGACGGCGTGTGGCGGTCAAGTCACTGATCATGGACAACGCTGTAGTGGTCGGTGTGGGAAATATCTATGCGGCCGAGTCCCTGTTTCTGGCCGGTATCGATCCGCGACGGGAAGCCGGACGCATCAGTCAAAAGCGTTACAGTCGCCTCGGCGAAGCGATCAAGCAGGTATTGACCGCGGCCATTACTCAGGGCGGGACTACCCTGCGTGACTTTGTCAGTGGCAGTGGCAGCCCGGGCTATTTTGCCCAGCAGCTCAATGTCTATGGCCGTAGCGGTTTACCCTGTCGCGTCTGTGGGGCCGAGTTACTCTCCCTGACTCTTGGGCAGCGGGCCAGTGTCTACTGCCCGGTTTGCCAGACCTGA
- the gpmA gene encoding 2,3-diphosphoglycerate-dependent phosphoglycerate mutase — MPHLVMVRHGQSEWNAKNLFTGWVDVPLSEQGIEEARNAGRHLRHAGYRFDIAYTSVLKRAIHTLHHALGELEQEWVDEIKSWRLNERHYGALQGLDKQATAEKYGEDQVHRWRRSYDVLPPLLEENDEQHPRFDPRYRDLDPRLLPAGENLKLTLERVMPFWQDHIAPDLRAGRTVLIAAHGNSLRALIKYLDGISDEDIPGLELPTGVPLVYELDDTLAVEKHYRLET; from the coding sequence ATGCCCCATCTGGTCATGGTGAGACACGGTCAGAGTGAATGGAATGCCAAAAACCTGTTTACCGGCTGGGTCGATGTTCCGCTCTCCGAGCAGGGTATCGAGGAGGCCCGTAACGCCGGGCGCCATTTGCGCCATGCCGGCTACCGCTTTGATATCGCCTACACCTCTGTACTCAAGCGCGCCATCCATACATTGCATCATGCACTTGGCGAACTCGAACAGGAGTGGGTCGACGAAATCAAGTCGTGGCGGCTCAACGAGCGTCACTACGGTGCCCTGCAGGGACTCGATAAGCAGGCCACGGCAGAGAAATACGGCGAGGATCAGGTCCATCGCTGGCGCCGCAGCTATGATGTGCTCCCACCGCTACTCGAAGAGAACGATGAACAGCACCCACGCTTCGACCCGCGCTATCGCGACCTCGATCCCAGGCTGCTGCCCGCCGGCGAAAACCTCAAGCTCACTCTCGAGCGGGTGATGCCCTTCTGGCAGGATCATATCGCCCCGGATCTGCGTGCCGGGCGTACCGTCCTGATCGCCGCGCACGGCAACAGTTTGCGGGCTCTGATCAAGTATCTTGATGGCATCAGCGATGAGGATATTCCGGGACTGGAGCTGCCAACAGGGGTGCCGCTGGTCTACGAACTTGATGACACCCTGGCCGTTGAAAAGCACTACCGGCTGGAAACGTAA
- the rpmG gene encoding 50S ribosomal protein L33, which produces MRDKIKMVSSAGTGHFYTTKKNKRNTPDKLEFKKYDPVVRKHVVYREAKIK; this is translated from the coding sequence ATGCGCGACAAGATCAAGATGGTGTCCAGCGCCGGCACTGGTCACTTCTACACTACCAAGAAGAACAAGCGTAATACGCCCGACAAGCTTGAATTCAAAAAATACGATCCGGTGGTTCGCAAGCACGTGGTTTATCGCGAAGCCAAGATCAAGTAA